The region AGCGGACGCCCCGGCTGGCATATCGAATGTTCGGCGATGATCGAGAAGCACTTCCAGGGCAACGGAGAGTACACCATCGACATCCACGGCGGCGGCGCCGACCTTCTTTTCCCCCACCACGAAAACGAAGCGGCCCAGACCCGCTGCGCCACGGGCCACGAGATCGCCAAATACTGGATGCACAACGGCTTCGTCCAGATCGACGGGGAAAAAATGTCCAAGAGCCTGGGCAACAGCTTTTTCCTCAAAGACGCCCTGGCGATCTATCCGGGAGAGCTCCTGCGCTTCTACCTCATCGGCGTTCATTACCGCAACGACTTCAACTTCAACGAAGTGGACCTCCAGGCAGCCAAAAAACGCCTGGACAAACTCTACCGTCTCAAAAAACGCCTCACTCCCGGCAAGGTCGGGGAAGCGGAAGCGGGCTTCGTCCAGGCGCTCAAAGAAGCGATGGCCGACGACCTGAACACTTCCAAAGCCCTGGCCATCGTGGACGAGATGGTCTCCGCCGCCAACGAAGCCCTCGACGCCAACCCCAGGGACAAAGTCCTCAAACGCACCCTGCTGGGCAACATCGCCTTCATCGACGAGCTGCTGGGCTTCGGAGGCTCCGACCCCTACGCCTGGTTCCAGCACGGGGTCAGTGAGGAGGAGCGCCAGGAGATCGAAGCGAAGATCGCCGAACGCGACGCGGCCAAAAAGGCCAAAGACTTCTCCAAAGCCGACACCATCCGGGATGAGCTTAAAGAGAAGGGGATCGCCCTGATGGATACCCCCGAGGGGACCAAGTGGGAGAAACTCTAAAAAGGAGTCAAGAATGGCGATAAGAGAAGCGATCCTGGGCGGAGGCTGTTTCTGGTGTCTCGATGCGGCTTTCCGGCAAGTCGACGGGGTAGTGGATGTGATCAGCGGCTACGCCAACGGCCACGTTGCAAACCCTACCTACAAAGAAGTCTGCACCGACACCACCGGCCACGCCGAAGTGGTCAAAGTACTCTACGACGATAGCAAGATCAGCTACCGGGACCTGCTGAAGATCTTCTACGCCATCCACGACCCCACCACCCTCAACCGCCAGGGAGCCGATTTCGGCAGTCAATACCGTTCCACCATCCTCTACCAAAACGAAGAAGAGAGAAAGATCGCCGAGGAAGTGACCGCCGAGGTGCAAAAAGGGCTGGAGCGAAAGATCGTCACCAGGATCGAGCCCCTCAAAAACTTCTACCCCGCCGAAGAGTATCACCAAAACTACTTCGCCAAAAACCCCCATCATGGCTACTGCCAAGTGGTCGTTGCCCCCAAGGTCCTCAAAGTACGTGAAAAATTCCCGGAGAAGGTCAAGCACTAAAGACTGTGCAATGAACCAGCAGATGCGACTTTAGTCGCATTGGTAAAGAAGGATGATGCTTTGATTTTAGCGACTGAAGTCGCTACCCCTAAGAGTAAACGAGGATAAGAAGCAGCATATCATCTTTACTCTCCCGAAAAGCTCACCTATCCCCCAAAGGATTATCACTCCGCTCTTTCTTTTTCCGCCGCTCAAAAGCAGCATTGGAGGGCGTATCGCTCACGCTAAACAGCCTATGTCCATAGAGTACACACCCCTTGCACCCCGGATCGCAGGGGTGCGACAGGAGCCGGCACCAGTCGGCGATCCCCTCGTGCGTCGTCTGATGTTGGCATCCCCATCCACTCGCCATCTTCGCCTCCTACTCGTAGCGTATTTCAAAACCGTCGTAGAGGAGATCGTCCTCGTCGAGGACTTCCACGGTAATATCCTCCACCTCACTCATAGGCGACCCTTCTTTGAGGGTTTGCAGCACCGCATCGAGCTGATCCTCACTGAGCCGCGCCACCACCTCCACCGTCCCATCGGGCAGATTGCGCACATAGCCCTGGATCCCCAGCGCCCTGAGCTTCTGGGCGACGAACTTGCGGTAAAAGACCCCCTGCACTCTTCCGTGAACGATAAAGCGATAACTCTCCACCTTTACCTCCGTTCTCTCCATTGAATCTCAAAGTGTTTTGATTATACATCAGTTTTGAAATCTTTGACCAGTCTTAAATGGCCTTTTGCCGGCCGATCAAATTTACGCATTGACAAAAACAGGGCAATGTATTAATATACCATCTATATAGGGAAGGAGAATCATATGGCACAATCATATGGCAAACAGACAGAAAAGGTAACATTCAATATCTCGGTTGAACTCAAAGAGAGGTTGCTTGCCTTGAAAAATGAGCTTCATGTTTCACTCTCAAGTCTCTATAACGAGGCCATAACCAAGTATCTCCGGGAAAAAGAGTTGGAAAAGTGGGAAAAAGGCGTCTCGATGGCTTTGAAAGATTCGGAATATAAAGCGCTAAACAAAGAGCTGGGTGCAGATGGAGGATCACTGCATGAGTATTGAGGCCAAGCAGGGGGAAGTGTGGATGGTTCGTTTCTACCCTCAAGTCGGTAGCGATATATCCAAACTGCGTCCGGCCATCATTATCAGTCACGATACAATCGGTCGTCTCCCGCTTAAAACCATCGTTCCCGTCACCGATTGGAAGCCCTCATATGAGCACTACCCCTGGATGATTCCAATCACTCCAAGTTCCACCAACGGCCTCTCAAAGCCCTCAGCAATCGATTGCTTTCAGATTAAAAATTTCTCGGATGATCGTTTTGTAGAAAAGATCGGGGTTATAGAGCTCACTCTACTTCAGAAGATTCATCAAACGGTTATGAAAACTTTGGATCCTCTTTTTTGAAGTCTTTTCGCTTTTCAAGATTTGGATAGTAACCGATTCCCATATTTCTTCCTTCAAGGATGTTATCAGTTATCACCTGACCCCTCTATCTTTATGAAAACGAGGGATTTCAACCATCTCCGATGGAGACACTATTATTAAGTAAACTCTCTTTTTCTTTTTGAAAAAAATGACCTTTTCCGAAAAAATTGTTTTCTTGGTGACCTATAGTATTTTCCATCTTCATCAAGGCTAATCTCCCCTGATGCTCTCAAATACTCCAGTCTATCAAAAATTGTTTCTCGAGTAGAATAGTCATATGGATAATTGATATAGCTGTTATTTTTTATTATATGTATGAATTCATCATAGCTTAAATGGTTGTTTTTTTTAATAAGATTTACTCTCAAAATCTCATCAAATAATTTTGCGGTAGCATCATATGCCTTACACATAATCTTCCTCCTTTACTAAAATTACACTATAGCCTTCTTCAGACATAAAATTGAATATCTCAATCTGTTCAACAATACTTAAACCATTAATTATATCTTTTACTTTTTCCACTTGGGTCATGATTATATCTTCTCCTCTTTCTGAAGTCACATCGATTTCTTTTCGTACTAAAAAACGTTTTAAAGTCTCAACTTTTCTCATAGCTTGCATTAGTGTATTTTTAATGTTTTCACTATCTATTCGTGCATTGACAAATTCAATAGATTCATCTAACAAATAATACACTAAAGATGTACTATTATAAAAACTGACAAAATGCAACCCAAGCTCTATTAAAAGTTGTTTCTTTAATTCCTCAACTTTTTCATGATCCTCGTTAGTGAAAAATAATATTTTCATATTTTCTAAAAATCTATTCTTAAGTCTTTCATCTACCGTTGATACCTCTTCGAAGTCTCTTATACTATCACTATATTCAATTTTAATATTATCTTTCACATTTGGAGTGCCGAGTTTGAAATCACGGATAGTGTATAATAGTCTTTTATTTCCTGATAATTTAGAATTTATTTTATGAACAATTCCTTTAATACTTTCATCATCTTCCTTTAAATTATTTACAGATACATAAGTATAAAAAAAATCGTCTATAAAATCATCGTTTTTAACATCAAAATAATTTCTCATTAATGAAAAAAAATCATCTTTGAATAATTCTTTATTATCCCATATAGTAATAAAGTTTTCTTCATCATCTAAAACATCTTTTAGACAATCCAATAAATAGTTTTCAATATCATTTCTTCTTGTATTTTTTTCTTCTAATTCATATCTAAAGTGTTTCAATAATCTTAAAAGCCAATTTTCTTCGAATTGATTTATTAAAGCCATTTTTACCATATCCAAAATATTATTATTCAAAACATATTCTAGTACATTAAAAAGTCCTGTAATATTATCTTCAAGAAGATATGTAATACGCGAACCAGCTTTATCGGTAGAGTCATTTTGCTGAACAAGATAGTCTTTTATCAGATATATCAATATATCTTCCAATAACATATTTGTTCTAATTACTTTGTGATGGAAAATAATTTCATTATAAGATTCATATCTTGAAACAAAAAAGTTCTCAATAGTAGAAAGAACAAAGTTTGGGAATAATAAATTAAAATTATTATCAAATTTTATATTATTAATTATCCTATTTTGATCAAAAGCCAATATTTTCAACCCGCTATGCAATACATCTCTTTGAACATAATCAATACGATCTGCATCAATGGCTCCATCAACTATTTGATGCAATTTTTTAAATTTAAACTCTTCTATAACCTTTTCTTGAAAAATCATAGAGACTAATTCTCTTATAATATAAATAATAATTTTTTCTTCTATCTCTATGCAATCATCAAGTATCTCATCAAAAATCAATAAACCAAGCTTTTCTCCAAGAAACTCATGAATAGGTATTTTTTTATTATTTTTATTATTTTCAATAAGTGATTTCAGTAATTCATAATAATAATTCTGTTTCTCTGTTAAATCACTATTCCTATCTAAATCAATTAAGTCTCCATATATCTCTTTTAAAACGTTTTCAAATAAATGGCTAAACGGCATGTGCCCAACATCATGTAGCAACCCTACAATTCGTATAGACTCCAGAAGAATTTGATAGAGAAACAACTTCCTGTCATCCGAATATTTAAATATACTTAATGTTTCATTTAAAATATATGAATTGTTACTTTTATAAAAATATTCACAGTTTATAGGTTTTGTATTTTCGACACAAAAACCTGTTAGCTCTTTTTTAAAATTATCAGATCCTGTTTTTAACTCTTGAATAATTCTAGAGTCCAATATATGATTGTTTATAATAGTTTCTACCTTTTGGAGCAGAGTGTTAATAGTTTCTACATCAGTATTTTTAACAATATTACAAAACATGACACCTGCTACATGCATTGTACCAACACTGTGAGAATATCGACTATGTTTCAAAGAAGGGAAAGAAAAATAAGAAGTTGATGTCTGCATAATATATTGCAAACGATTAAAAAGACCCGAGTTGATCACCCTGCTCTCTAATGGCGTTAATATAATATCAGTATGTATGGGATCATGTTTGATTCTCATATTTTTATTATAATATACTATTCTTAATAAACATCATTGGTAGATCTCTCTCTGAATAATCGAAAGAAACAAGTATAAAGAAACACATTATAAGGGTTAGCTGAACGTGCCTGCCCTCATGTATTGTAAATATCGTAGTGGTTCCCACGTTTAACGTGGGAACCAGCAAGGAGAAAAGATACGCAGTAGAGAAGAAGCCCTCTCTTAGAGCTTCGGCCCCGCCGAAGAGTAATCGAACTCACTCCCCCGGTCGTTGTAGCGGTTGAAGTTCTCGATGAACATCGCCGCCAGTTTGCGTAGCTGCTCGTCGTAAGCCTCTTTGTCTTCCCAGGTGTTGCGGGGATTGAGGACGGCGTTGTCGGCAACGCCTTCGAGGGCTTTGGGGATCTGGAGGTCGAAGACCGGCAGGGTTTCGAACTCGGCTTCGTTGATGGAGCCGTTGAGGATGCCGTTGATGCAGGCGCGGGTGTCTTTGATGCTCATCCGCTTACCCACGCCGTAGGGGCCGCCGGTCCAGCCGGTGTTGACCAGATAGACATTGACATCGTGCTCGTCGATCTTTTTACCCAGGAGCTCGGCATAGACCGTGGGATGCAGGGGGAGGAAGGCTTCGCCGAAGCAGGCGCTGAAGGTGGCTACCGGCTCGGTGATTCCCCGCTCGGTTCCGGCGACTTTGGCGGTGTAGCCGCTCAGGAAGTAGTACATCGCCTGCTCTTTGGTCAGTTTGCTCACCGGAGGAAGCACACCGAAAGCGTCGGCGGTGAGGAAGATGATGTTTTTGGGATGGCCGCCCATCAGAGTGCACTCGTGGTTCTCGATGTGCTCGATGGGATAGCTGACCCGGGTGTTCTCCGTCTTGGAGTCGTCGGAGTAGTCCACGTGGCCCTGCTCGTCGGCGACGACGTTTTCGAGCAGCGCGCCGGGGCGGATGGCGTTGTAGATCTCGGGCTCGCTGTTGGGGTCGAGGTTGATGACCTTGGCGTAGCAGCCCCCTTCGAAGTTGAAGACGCCCTCATCGTCCCAGCCGTGCTCGTCGTCACCGATCAGGCGGCGGTTGGGGTCAGTGGAAAGCGTAGTCTTTCCGGTACCGGAGAGGCCGAAGAAGAGGCAGACGTCATCGTCTTTGCCGATGTTGGCAGAGCAGTGCATGGAGAGCTTGCCCTCCAAGGGGAGCCAATAGTTCATCATCGTGAAAATCCCCTTCTTGATCTCTCCGCCGTACCAGGTACCGCCGATGATCGCTTCGTTCTGCTCGATATTGAAGGCGACGTAGACTTCGGAGTTGAGGCCCTGCTCTTTGAATTTGGGGTTGGTGGCTTTGCAGGCGTTGTAGAGCACGAAGTCGGGCTCGAAATTTTTTAGCTCCTCTTCGCTGGGCATGATGAACATATTTTCGATGAAGTGGGCCTGCCAGGCGATCTCGGTGACGAAGCGGATCGCCTTGCGGCTGCTCGGGCTGGCCCCGGCGTAGGCGTCGATGATGTAGAGATCTTTGCCCGAGAGTTGCTTCATCGTAATCTCACGAAGCTCCTGGTAAATCTCGGGAGTCAGAGGCTGGTTGATGGACCCCCAGGCGATATGCTCGTTGGAGGGGGGCTGCTCGACAAAGTATTTGTCTTTGGGACTGCGGCCGGTAAAGATCCCGGTATCGACCATAGCCGTACCGTTGTCGGTAAAGGCACACTCCCCTTTGACCTTTTCGTCTTCGGCGAGTTTCGCGTAATCAGGGTTGTAGATCACTTTCCCGATATTCTCGATGTCGAGCTTGTCCAATCCGTTGGGTTGCATGATAATTTTTATCTCCTCTGCAGATGATGTGCAATTATGCCGTATCTTAATTGAAGATCGACAACAGTACGCCGGCGGCCACAGCCGAACCGATCACTCCGGCCACATTGGGCCCCATGGCATGCATCAGCAGCACGTTGCCGGGGCGGGCCTCGGCGCCGACTTTGCTGACGACCCTCGCCGCCATCGGCACGGCGGAGACCCCTGCCGCGCCGATGAGGGGGTTGATGGGTTCCTTGCTGAAGTAGTTCATCAGCTTGGCCAACAAAACTCCCGCTGCAGTTCCCACCGCGAAGGCGACCAGCCCGATGACGAGAATACCCATCGTATCCAGGACCAGGAACTTGTCTGCCTGGAGCTTGGACCCCACACCCAGGCCCAGAAAGATGGTCGTGATGTTGATGAGGGAGTTTTGCATCTCGTGGCTGAGACGATCGACGACCCCCGACTCTTTGGCGAAGTTGCCGAAGGCGAAGGCACCGATCAGCGGGGTGGACTCCGGAAGCAGCATCGCCGAGAGCATCACGATCAGCAGCGGAAAGATCAGTTTTTCCCGTTTGTTCACTTTGCGCAATCTCGGCATCACGATCCGCCGTTCCTCTTCGGTCGTCAGCGCCTTCATAATCGGCGGCTGGATCACCGGGACCAGCGCCATATAGGAGTAGGCCGCCACGGCGATGGCTCCCAGCAGCTCCGGAGAGAGCGCCGAAGCGATGAAGATCGACGTCGGCCCGTCCGCCCCGCCGATAATCGAGATGGAGGCGCACTGTTTGAGGGTAAAATCGACCAGGCCCGTATATTGGGAGAGGGCCGCCGCCCCCACCAGCGAACCGAAGATACCGAACTGGGCCGCTCCGCCCAGCAGGGCCGTCTTCGGGTTGGAGAGCAAAGGGCCGAAATCGGTCATCGCCCCAACCCCCATAAAGATGATCAGCGGGAAAAATTCGTTGGCGATCCCCATATTGTAGATGATGCCCAGAAAGTTATCAGGCGCCGTCATATTGACCACGGGAATGTTGGCCAGCAGGCCGCCAAAGCCGATGGGAAGCAGCAGCAGCGGCTCGAACTTTTTGACGATCGCCAGATAGAAGAGGACGAATACGACCAGAAACATAATGATCCGCCCCCAACTCTGGGCGAAACGGCTCATCGCCTCCCCCTGGCCGTTTTTGGCTCCCTCTTTGGGCTTGACCAGGGCGTAGATGCCGGTGGTCTTGAAAAAATCTTTCAGCAGCTGAGTCAGGGGTTTGGAGACGTGGGTCTCTTTGACGGCCAGCTCCCGGGCGGGAGCCTGGGAGAGTTCCGAGGCGGCGGCGGGCTGAGCGGAAGAGCCCGAAGCCCAAACCTGCATCGTCCCCAGCAGGATCAAAAACGGAAAGATGAGATGTCGGATCATCGTCATGCCAGCGTCGCCAGGAGACGCCCCTCCTCGATCTGTTCGTTGGGTTCCACATCGATGGTGGCGACGGTCCCCTGCATGGGCGCGGCCACTTCGATCTCCATCTTCATCGCCTCCAGGATCATAATCGGCTCCCCCTCGTCGACATGATCGCCGGGTTTTTTGAGGATCTTCCAGACGGTACCGGGAGTTTGGGCCTCCACTTCGATCGTCCCTTTGCCGCCGGTGGGAGTCGCCGGCTTGGCCTCCGGGCTCTCTTTGGCGGAAGCGGAGGATTCCCCGGCCGGCTGGACCGTGATCTCCCCTTCCCCTTCGCTCACCTGCACACTGTACTTCTTGCCGTCGACGATTACGGTGTAATTCCCTGCCATCTCTGCTCCCTCGCTTTGCTTCGTTTCGTTTTGGGCACCCTTGCGCACCATCAGCGGCGATTCCCCTTTGAGGTAGGCGATCCCCTTCTTGTCACAGGCCGCCGCGATGAAAATATTCTCCTCCGTCGCTTCGATCCCCTCGGCCTGGAGCACCGCTTTCCAGTAGGCGATGGATTTCTTTTCGTCCCGGTCGGCGATATCCAGGGGATTCTCCTCGGTCGGTTCCAGATGGAGCTGCTCTCGGGCCAGCTCCACGATCTCGGGATCGGGAGGCATCGGGGTGCGGCCGAAATAGCCCAGCACCATCTTGCCGTATCCGGGGGCAATCTTCTTCCAGGGGCCGAACATCACGTTGGCGTAAGCCTGCTGCCAATAGAATTGACTCACCGGCGTCACCGAAGTGCCGTAGCCCCCCTTCTCCACCACCTCGGTCATCCCTTCGATCACTTCGTCGAATTTGTCGAGGTTGCCGCTGTCGCGCATCATCTGGGTATTGGCAGTGAGGGCACCTCCGGGCATCGGGGCGAAAGGGATGATGGGATTGACCCGGGTCGCTTCGGGCGGGATGAAATAATCTTTCAGGCACTCCCGAAAGCGCTTTTCATAGCGCCGAACCTTGTTCAGATCGAGGCCGCCCAGATCGTAGTCGGTCCCTTTGAGGGCATGCATCAGGGTCAGGATGTCGGGCTGGGAAGTTCCGCCGCTCACGGGTGCCGCCGCCAGGTCGATACCGTTGGCGCCCCCCTCCAGAGCCGCCAGGTAGCCGGCGACACTCACTCCGGCCGTTTCGTGGGTATGGAGGCGGATATGGGTATCTTCTCCCAGAAGCTGCCGTGCCATCCGGATCGTCTCGTAGACTTTATGGGGGTTGGAAGTGCCGCTGGCGTCTTTGAAGGCCACACTGTCGAAGACCAGGTCACTCTCGAGAATCTCCCGGAGCACCTTTTCGTAGAAGGCTACATCGTGCGCTCCCTTGCAGCCCGGCGGCAGATCCATCATCGTCACCACCACTTCGTGGGCCATGCCGTGCTTTTTGACGCAGGCGCCGCTGTATTGGAGGTTCTGCACATCGTTCAGGGCGTCGAAGTTGCGCACGGTCGTGGTCCCGTGCTTGGCGAAGAGTTTGGCGAAGAGGTCAATCATCTCCCGGCTGCCGGTATCGAGCATCACCGTATTGATTCCCCGAGCGAGGATCTGGAGATTGACATTGGGGCCCACCATCTCCCGGAAACGGTCCATCATTTCGAAGGCGTCTTCCCGGAGATAGAAGTAGAGGGTTTGGAAACGCGCACCCCCGCCGAACTCGAAGTGGGTGATCCCCGCTTCCAGAGCCGCTTCCACCGCGGGGAAGAAGTCTTCCATCAGCACCCGCCCGCCGAAGACCGACTGAAAGCCGTCCCGGAAACTGGTATCCATCACATCGATATACTTTTTCGCCATGATCAAGCCTTTCCGGCACGGGCTTTGCGGTATTCAGCCACCGCCGCGACGATCGCCGCGACCCGGGCCCCCTCTTCATCGTCCGCTTTGAGCGCCGGAGCAGCCTTCTGTCTTGAAGATTTTTCCGGGAAAAAGCGTTCGATGATCCAAGCCTGGAGGCGCATCAAAAGCACTAGGATATAGAGAAAGACAAAGACGATCCCCATCCCCAGTATCATAAACTTGATACTCTCCTCGACGAGATGGACTTCCATCCCCTCTCCTTTGCGTTGGCGATGGGTTATTGTAGGATAGATTAACCTTTATGACTCTTAAGGAATCTCTTTAGCGTCTTCTTTTTCGCTTTTTGCCGCTTTTGCTCTGGCGCTGGGTTGCTTCGAACTCCCCGAGCAGCGCTTCGAGCTCCTCTTCGTCATAGCCGATCCGATCGCTCTCGTCGAACTCTTCGGTCTCCAGGATATAGCTGATCGCTTTTTTGATAAAGGTACTCTGGTCCATATCGGACATTTTGGCCAGGACCTGGTCCACCATCGGGTGCAGCGCGGTCTCCTGAAGCTTTTGGCTGAGCATCTCGATCTGCTCGTCGCCGATGCTGCCGCTTCCGGCTACCTGGAGGGTCGCCAGCTTCATGTCGGCTCCTACCTCTTTGCGGATGCGCTGAAGCTCCCGGAACTCTTCCGTCGAAGCCAGGGTGATGGCCCGGCCCCGCTTGCCCGCCCGGCCCGTCCGGCCGATGCGGTGGACATAGCTCTGGGGATCGAAGGGGATATGGTAGTTGAAGACGTGGGTGACGTTTTTGATATCCAGTCCCCGGGCCGCGACGTCGGTGGCGATGAGGATCCGGGTCTCTCCCCGCCGGAAGGATTTGACGATGGCATCCCGCTCCATCTGGTCGATATCGCCGTGCAGCCCCGCCGCGTTGAAGCCCAGGGCTTTGAGTTCTTCGGCCAGGCGGTCCACCTCCCGCTTCATCCGGCAGAAGATCAGGGCTTTGTCGTAATTCTCCGTCTCCAGCAGCCGGACGATCGCTTCGTCGCGCTGATTTTCATTGATGACATAGTAATACTGCTCGATATCGACGTTTTTGGTGGTCTCTTCCCCGACGACGGAGATGAACTCCGGCTCATAGAGCAGCGTATCGGCGAGCTCTTTGATGGGATCGGGCATCGTCGCCGAGAAAAGCAGCGTCTGGCGGTTTTGGGGGATGTATTCGAAGATCTCCCGCACATCGTCGAGAAAGCCCATATCGAGCATCTCGTCCGCCTCGTCCAAAACCACCACTTCGGGGTTAAAGACATCGATTTTGCCCTTCTGGTAGAGGTCTTTGAGCCGTCCCGGGGTTGCCACGACGATCTGCACGCCCCGGTGGATCAGAGCGATCTGCCGACCGTAGCCTACGCCGCCATAGACCGCCAGAGTCCGGATCCCGGCGAAGCGCCCCAAATGGTAAAGCTCATCGCTGACCTGGGTCGCCAACTCCCGCGTGGGGGTGATTACCAAAGCCCGCTCGATCTCTCCCCGGGCGATCCGGTCGAGGATCGGCAGACCGAAGGCTGCGGTCTTTCCGGTCCCGGTGTGGGCCTGACCCACCAGATCACGCCCCTCCAGGATGATGGGGATCGCCTCTTTCTGGATCGGGCTGGGCTCTTTGAAGCCGGCGATGCGGACTCCCTTGGCCACCTCCGGGTGCAAGTCAAAATCTTTAAATGTCATATACATTCCTTTCTCGTTCAGGGGCAGATCCCCTCTTTCGTTCAAAAGCAGACTTCACGAAGTGATTCCATTCTTTTGAACCTCCTCAATCCCTCTAAAGAGACTGAAGAAATCCAAAGTCATAGACCATTAACGGCATTAAATAGAAATTTCTAGTAACTAGTTACTAGTTTCCTAGTTACTAGTTACTAGTTTCTCAATTCTCCATCTTCCATCCTCAATCCTCAATCCTCCATCCACTAAAAGTACCAAAGCAAAAAGGCCCCGAAGAGTATCCGGTAGATGCCGAAGGGAACGAAGGTAAATCGGGAGAGAAAGGCCAGGAAGAGTTTGATGGTGATCCAGGCGACCGCAAAGGCGGTGACGAATCCCGCCAGATAGACCCCCCAATCAGCCTGGGCGAACTCGTGATAGTGTTTGAGCAGATCGAAACCGCTCACCGCCGCCATCACCGGGATCGCCAGCAAAAAGGAGAACTCCGCCGAAGCTTTGCGGTCAAGCCCCGCAAGCAGCCCGCCGATGATCGTCGCTCCCGCCCGGGAGGTGCCGGGGATCAGGGCGAAGACCTGGGCGATGCCGATGGCCAGCGCCTGGCGGTAGCTGACTTTTTCCACATCCCGCACCCGGTGGGGATACTCCTCGTCGTAGAAATACTCCACGATCAAAAAGATCACCCCGCCGATGATGAACATCCAGGCCACCACTTCCACACTGAAGAGCGCTTTGATCTGGTGTCGGAAGATGAAGCCCACGATCCCCAGAGGTAAAAAGGCCAGGATCAACTTCTTCCACAATTCGAGATGGCGCAAACTCAGCTTTTCGCGATAGACCAGCATCACCGCCAGGATCGCGGCGAACTGGATAATGACGTCAAAAGCCTTGGTCAAATCGCTCTGAGCCACCCCCAGAAACTTCTCCGCCACGATCATATGCCCCGTAGAAGAGATAGGTAGAAACTCGGTAAAGCCCTCGATGATTCCGATGATAATTGATTGGAAATAGTCCATTTTACTCTCTAATTTGTGTTAAGTGCTACGTGCTACGTGTTAAGTTTTCACTTTCCGATCGCAAGTCGCTAGCACGGGGCTACGCCCCTCACGTCGCAGGATTTTTATGTAGGATATTTTCTCAATCCAAAATCTTCCCGCGTTCCTCACTCCTCACTCCTCGTTCCTCATTCGAGGCAGAGCCTCGCTAAATCATCCTCGCGAAGTATCCCTCTTCCTTGGCCATCAACTCTTCGGGTCTCCCCTGGTCGGCCAGGTGCCCGTCTTCAAGGACGAAGACGTACTCCGCCTTTTCGATGGTGCTGAGGCGGTGGGCGATGGTGATGACGGTTTTGGGAGCCAGATAAGCCTGCAGCGCTTCAAAAAGCTTCGCTTCGGTGTGCACATCCAGTGCGGACGTGGATTCATCGAAGATGACCACCTCCGGGTCGAGCAGAATCATTCGGGCAATGGCTACCCGCTGACGCTGACCGCCGCTGAGTCGCACTCCGTCGCGTCCGACCATCGTGTCGAGCCCCGCTTCCAGGGTCTCGATCAGATCCTCCAGCTGGGCGATCCGGATCGCCTCGGCGATCTTCTCTTCGGGCACGTCCCTGCCCAGCGTGAGGTTAAACCGCATTGTATCATTAAAGAGCTTGGGGTGCTGAAGGATCACATGCACGTGCTCCCGGATCGTCGGCAGGGCGATCCGGTCGTGGGGGACCTCGTCATAGAGGATCCTCCCCTCCTC is a window of Nitratifractor salsuginis DSM 16511 DNA encoding:
- the pckA gene encoding phosphoenolpyruvate carboxykinase (ATP), with translation MQPNGLDKLDIENIGKVIYNPDYAKLAEDEKVKGECAFTDNGTAMVDTGIFTGRSPKDKYFVEQPPSNEHIAWGSINQPLTPEIYQELREITMKQLSGKDLYIIDAYAGASPSSRKAIRFVTEIAWQAHFIENMFIMPSEEELKNFEPDFVLYNACKATNPKFKEQGLNSEVYVAFNIEQNEAIIGGTWYGGEIKKGIFTMMNYWLPLEGKLSMHCSANIGKDDDVCLFFGLSGTGKTTLSTDPNRRLIGDDEHGWDDEGVFNFEGGCYAKVINLDPNSEPEIYNAIRPGALLENVVADEQGHVDYSDDSKTENTRVSYPIEHIENHECTLMGGHPKNIIFLTADAFGVLPPVSKLTKEQAMYYFLSGYTAKVAGTERGITEPVATFSACFGEAFLPLHPTVYAELLGKKIDEHDVNVYLVNTGWTGGPYGVGKRMSIKDTRACINGILNGSINEAEFETLPVFDLQIPKALEGVADNAVLNPRNTWEDKEAYDEQLRKLAAMFIENFNRYNDRGSEFDYSSAGPKL
- a CDS encoding sodium ion-translocating decarboxylase subunit beta gives rise to the protein MTMIRHLIFPFLILLGTMQVWASGSSAQPAAASELSQAPARELAVKETHVSKPLTQLLKDFFKTTGIYALVKPKEGAKNGQGEAMSRFAQSWGRIIMFLVVFVLFYLAIVKKFEPLLLLPIGFGGLLANIPVVNMTAPDNFLGIIYNMGIANEFFPLIIFMGVGAMTDFGPLLSNPKTALLGGAAQFGIFGSLVGAAALSQYTGLVDFTLKQCASISIIGGADGPTSIFIASALSPELLGAIAVAAYSYMALVPVIQPPIMKALTTEEERRIVMPRLRKVNKREKLIFPLLIVMLSAMLLPESTPLIGAFAFGNFAKESGVVDRLSHEMQNSLINITTIFLGLGVGSKLQADKFLVLDTMGILVIGLVAFAVGTAAGVLLAKLMNYFSKEPINPLIGAAGVSAVPMAARVVSKVGAEARPGNVLLMHAMGPNVAGVIGSAVAAGVLLSIFN
- a CDS encoding biotin/lipoyl-containing protein encodes the protein MAKKYIDVMDTSFRDGFQSVFGGRVLMEDFFPAVEAALEAGITHFEFGGGARFQTLYFYLREDAFEMMDRFREMVGPNVNLQILARGINTVMLDTGSREMIDLFAKLFAKHGTTTVRNFDALNDVQNLQYSGACVKKHGMAHEVVVTMMDLPPGCKGAHDVAFYEKVLREILESDLVFDSVAFKDASGTSNPHKVYETIRMARQLLGEDTHIRLHTHETAGVSVAGYLAALEGGANGIDLAAAPVSGGTSQPDILTLMHALKGTDYDLGGLDLNKVRRYEKRFRECLKDYFIPPEATRVNPIIPFAPMPGGALTANTQMMRDSGNLDKFDEVIEGMTEVVEKGGYGTSVTPVSQFYWQQAYANVMFGPWKKIAPGYGKMVLGYFGRTPMPPDPEIVELAREQLHLEPTEENPLDIADRDEKKSIAYWKAVLQAEGIEATEENIFIAAACDKKGIAYLKGESPLMVRKGAQNETKQSEGAEMAGNYTVIVDGKKYSVQVSEGEGEITVQPAGESSASAKESPEAKPATPTGGKGTIEVEAQTPGTVWKILKKPGDHVDEGEPIMILEAMKMEIEVAAPMQGTVATIDVEPNEQIEEGRLLATLA
- a CDS encoding OadG family protein, which translates into the protein MEVHLVEESIKFMILGMGIVFVFLYILVLLMRLQAWIIERFFPEKSSRQKAAPALKADDEEGARVAAIVAAVAEYRKARAGKA